A single region of the Microscilla marina ATCC 23134 genome encodes:
- a CDS encoding metallophosphoesterase gives MSIYFLGDLHGNFQLAQQRIVQQNVQDSVIIQVGDFGVGYASFLEELKAVGELNAMLKQRNTFMYVIRGNHDNPAYFQGPVPRALDQSHITFVADYSVLELNQQRFLLVGGALSIDRHTHNEGEGYWQAEKFVYNEAAITALHGIDVVVTHSAPNFAPPFEFSDLVHTFAAQDPHLIQDLHEERTLLAQMYQQLARQSSNPLTHWFYGHFHASKRYQHQHTRMVLVAMNELLFFA, from the coding sequence ATGTCTATTTACTTCTTAGGCGATCTACATGGTAACTTTCAGTTGGCACAGCAACGCATTGTTCAACAAAACGTTCAAGACTCCGTCATTATTCAGGTAGGAGACTTTGGCGTAGGGTATGCGTCATTTTTAGAGGAGCTTAAAGCTGTGGGTGAACTCAATGCAATGCTCAAACAACGCAATACTTTTATGTATGTAATCAGGGGTAACCACGACAATCCAGCTTATTTTCAAGGACCAGTCCCACGTGCTTTAGACCAGTCTCACATTACATTTGTGGCAGACTATAGTGTGCTTGAGCTCAATCAACAACGATTTTTGTTGGTAGGAGGGGCGCTCTCGATAGACCGCCACACACACAACGAGGGCGAAGGTTATTGGCAAGCCGAAAAGTTTGTGTATAATGAGGCAGCCATTACCGCCTTGCACGGTATCGACGTGGTAGTTACCCATAGTGCCCCCAACTTTGCTCCACCTTTTGAGTTCAGCGACTTGGTACATACATTTGCTGCACAAGACCCTCACCTGATCCAAGACCTGCACGAAGAACGTACTCTACTTGCTCAAATGTATCAACAGCTTGCCCGCCAATCTTCTAACCCATTGACCCATTGGTTTTATGGACATTTTCATGCAAGCAAGCGTTACCAGCATCAACACACCCGTATGGTATTGGTTGCCATGAACGAGTTGCTGTTTTTTGCTTAG
- a CDS encoding SOS response-associated peptidase: MCGRFGMINNIDDLAQQLQVFPPEQSNFAPNYNTSPGDYSPVITNQKPDVLQFFQFGLTPHWAKKRMYLFNARAEGDHNKTNDPGYTGALGIGNKPAFKKAIRSQRCLIPANFFVEGPTQEKLNKPYVVYLTDRNKQAFCFAGVWDSWVDQDKNLLVNSFAIITTIPNALLQQIPHHRSPVILPKAAEKQWLSNAALDEILPLLKPYNAHHMQAYPIDAGIKNPQLNGRALVKKINDTVLRID; the protein is encoded by the coding sequence ATGTGCGGAAGATTTGGAATGATCAACAATATAGATGATTTGGCGCAACAACTGCAGGTATTTCCTCCTGAACAAAGCAATTTTGCCCCTAATTATAATACATCGCCGGGCGACTACTCACCAGTAATTACCAATCAAAAACCTGATGTGTTACAGTTTTTTCAGTTTGGGCTTACCCCACATTGGGCAAAAAAACGCATGTATTTGTTTAATGCCCGCGCTGAGGGTGACCACAATAAAACCAACGACCCAGGCTATACCGGAGCATTAGGCATTGGCAACAAACCTGCCTTCAAAAAGGCCATTCGGTCGCAACGTTGTCTTATTCCTGCCAATTTTTTTGTAGAAGGACCTACCCAAGAAAAACTCAACAAACCCTATGTGGTATACCTGACTGACCGCAACAAGCAAGCATTTTGTTTTGCCGGAGTGTGGGACTCGTGGGTAGACCAAGACAAAAACTTACTCGTCAATTCTTTTGCTATCATTACTACCATACCCAATGCTTTGCTACAGCAAATTCCTCATCATCGCTCTCCGGTAATATTACCTAAAGCTGCTGAAAAACAGTGGTTGAGCAATGCTGCTCTTGATGAAATATTGCCCTTGCTTAAGCCCTACAACGCCCACCACATGCAGGCTTACCCGATAGATGCCGGAATCAAAAACCCTCAACTCAATGGAAGAGCTTTGGTAAAGAAAATCAATGATACGGTACTGAGAATTGACTAA